A single region of the Hippoglossus hippoglossus isolate fHipHip1 chromosome 17, fHipHip1.pri, whole genome shotgun sequence genome encodes:
- the mbd3a gene encoding methyl-CpG-binding domain protein 3a yields MERKSIPVKCILNKPQLVRGLSGNLHPDVNASHSRAGRSLLTKVQRSRHKHHYETNHQIRLKPDLNTTLPVRQTASIFKQPVTKVTNHPNNKVKTDPQKAVDQPKQLFWERKLSGLNAFDIAEELVKTMDLPKGLQGVGPACSDKTLLSSIASALHTSPAPVTGQLTAAVEKNPGVWLNTSQPLCKAFVVTDDDIRKQEDMVQSVRRRLEEALMADMLAHIEDTTAAAAAADKVEEKVEQVDKEES; encoded by the exons ATGGAGAGGAAAAG tATACCCGTTAAGTGCATTCTCAACAAGCCCCAGTTAGTCCGTGGTCTGAGTGGAAACCTACACCCAGATGTGAATGCCAGCCACTCCCGGGCTGGAAGGTCTCTCCTGACCAAAGTGCAGCGCAGCAGGCACAAGCATCACTACGAAACCAACCATCAAATCAGG CTCAAACCTGATTTAAACACAACACTACCAGTTCGACAGACAGCATCCATCTTCAAACAGCCGGTGACCAAGGTAACAAATCACCCCAACAACAAAGTGAAGACAGACCCGCAGAAAGCTGTGGACCAACCCAAGCAA CTGTTCTGGGAGAGGAAGCTGAGCGGCTTAAATGCATTTGATATTGCGGAGGAACTGGTGAAAACTATGGATCTTCCCAAAGGTTTACAGG GTGTTGGGCCTGCATGTTCAGATAAAACACTGCTTTCTTCCATCGCCAGCGCGCTGCACACCAGCCCTGCACCCGTCACCGGACAGCTCACTGCTGCGGTGGAGAAAAATCCTGGAGTGTGGCTGAACACATCCCAGCCTCTTTGTAAAGCCTTCGTAGTGACTGATGATGACATCAG gaagcaggaggacaTGGTGCAGAGTGTGAGGCGGCGGCTCGAGGAGGCTCTCATGGCCGACATGTTGGCTCATATAGAGGACACCactgcagccgcagcagcagcagacaaagTAGAAGAGAAGGTTGAGCAGGTGGACAAGGAGGAATCATAG